In Meiothermus ruber DSM 1279, the following proteins share a genomic window:
- a CDS encoding ABC transporter permease codes for MFAYVVRRLLQLIPTFFGATLLAFLVIQLAPGDFVTRLELDPTQTRESIANLRQQLGLDQPLPVQYAKWLSGILQGYLGLSLSYKTDVWNVIGQRILNSMVLVVLATLMIYLIAIPIGVYSAIRKYTWPDRTFTVLAFLGLAIPNFFFGLIMLFLAVWLNDLTNMRILPIGGMTTEFIHLGNLTRAAQILFPFALLGTLVFAGLFWQRSRRGQAATFGIWVGLVLFGMSTLLMLAPLIQGPGLPERLPYTESPLWARATNVLWHAFPVVIVVGTSGLAGLMRVMRGQMLDVLSQDYIRTARAKGLNERVVIYKHALRNAVIPFIAGIGGLLPGLIGGAGLVEVTMAWPGITPALLEAISAIDIYVIMGLITITTVLLMIGNVVSDLLLAWVDPRIRYS; via the coding sequence ATGTTTGCTTACGTCGTACGAAGGCTGCTCCAGCTCATCCCGACCTTCTTTGGGGCTACCCTGCTGGCGTTTCTGGTGATTCAGCTTGCCCCGGGCGATTTTGTGACCCGGCTCGAGCTCGATCCCACCCAGACCCGCGAGTCCATCGCCAACCTGCGCCAGCAACTTGGCCTCGACCAGCCCCTGCCGGTGCAGTATGCCAAGTGGCTTTCCGGCATTCTGCAGGGCTATCTGGGGCTGTCCCTCTCCTACAAGACCGATGTCTGGAATGTGATCGGCCAGCGCATCCTCAACTCCATGGTGCTGGTGGTGCTGGCCACCCTGATGATCTACCTGATCGCCATTCCCATCGGGGTGTACTCGGCCATCCGCAAGTACACCTGGCCCGACCGCACTTTTACGGTGCTGGCTTTTTTGGGCCTGGCCATCCCCAACTTCTTCTTTGGTCTGATCATGCTGTTTCTGGCAGTCTGGCTCAACGATCTGACCAATATGCGTATCCTGCCTATTGGGGGTATGACCACCGAGTTTATTCACCTGGGCAACCTGACCCGCGCGGCCCAGATTCTCTTCCCATTCGCTTTGCTAGGAACCCTGGTTTTTGCTGGGCTCTTCTGGCAGCGAAGCCGGCGTGGGCAGGCCGCCACCTTTGGTATCTGGGTGGGGCTGGTGCTGTTTGGTATGAGCACCCTGCTGATGCTGGCGCCCCTAATACAGGGGCCGGGCTTGCCCGAACGGCTGCCCTACACCGAGTCGCCCCTCTGGGCCCGGGCCACCAATGTGCTCTGGCATGCCTTCCCGGTGGTGATTGTGGTGGGCACCTCGGGGCTGGCCGGGCTGATGCGGGTGATGCGGGGCCAGATGCTGGATGTGCTCTCGCAGGACTACATCCGTACCGCCCGCGCCAAGGGTCTGAACGAGCGGGTGGTGATTTACAAGCACGCGCTGCGCAACGCAGTGATCCCCTTCATCGCTGGCATTGGGGGGCTTTTGCCGGGCTTGATCGGTGGGGCCGGACTGGTGGAAGTGACCATGGCCTGGCCCGGAATCACCCCGGCGCTGCTCGAGGCCATCTCGGCCATTGATATCTATGTGATTATGGGCCTCATCACCATTACCACCGTTTTGTTGATGATCGGCAATGTGGTCTCGGATCTGCTGCTGGCCTGGGTGGATCCGCGTATCCGCTACAGCTAG
- a CDS encoding ABC transporter substrate-binding protein, translated as MKKLLILGMLALAGLALAQPKVFKGTEPGRAGGAYRITAISDPRTWNPFVARETSSTDIISLFLPTLTGYSPYTQAPEGNLAKSWEVRNNGLTVIFRLREGARWSDGQAIDADDVIFSATVHADQRVNSNARSSFILDGQPIRWTKVDQYTVRADFPKPYAPALIQGWYIAPEHIFGPAYRAGVQQLQALWNLDTPPAQVVSGGPFKLDSYVKGERVVLVRNPNYWGVDDRNNPVAYLERYTVQVVPDLNAQLARFLAGEADTFAAANADQVAQVLERIRGNRLRAEIFPNADVTLGTNFIVFNWNHKDPFKESLFRQVKFRRAMAHLMDKKSMIEVALGGLGQPQWSPISIPNKAFFTDDVVKYEFSPQKAAQLLAELGFRSKNRDGWLVNAQGKVLEFNLVTNQGNNVRERIAQIFRDEARKIGVKVEYRPIDFNELVRQLTSPAADGTRDFDAILIGLTGGIEPAFSRNVWELNGPLHMWNLGIGGKNPAKVEAFEVLIDTLMKRGATTLDQAQRRQIYVQFQKVVAENLPIIYTVAPAYNPARLTRLGGMFPKEQINSITGQAPYIETVFAKE; from the coding sequence ATGAAGAAACTCTTGATCCTAGGAATGCTAGCCCTGGCCGGGTTGGCCCTGGCCCAGCCCAAGGTATTCAAGGGCACCGAGCCGGGTCGTGCCGGTGGAGCTTATCGCATCACCGCGATCTCCGACCCGCGCACCTGGAACCCCTTCGTAGCCCGCGAAACCTCTTCCACCGATATCATCAGCCTGTTCCTGCCTACCCTTACCGGCTACAGCCCCTACACCCAGGCCCCTGAGGGCAACCTGGCCAAGTCGTGGGAGGTTCGCAACAACGGCCTGACCGTAATCTTCCGCCTGCGTGAAGGGGCCCGCTGGTCGGACGGCCAGGCCATCGACGCTGACGATGTGATCTTCAGCGCGACCGTGCACGCCGATCAACGGGTCAACTCCAACGCACGCAGCAGCTTCATCCTCGATGGGCAGCCCATCCGCTGGACCAAAGTAGATCAGTACACGGTGCGGGCCGACTTCCCCAAGCCCTACGCACCGGCCCTGATCCAGGGTTGGTACATTGCGCCGGAGCACATCTTTGGCCCGGCCTACCGCGCGGGCGTGCAGCAGCTCCAGGCCCTGTGGAACCTGGACACCCCGCCGGCCCAGGTGGTCTCGGGCGGCCCCTTCAAGCTTGACAGCTACGTCAAGGGCGAGCGGGTGGTGCTGGTGCGAAACCCCAACTACTGGGGGGTGGACGATCGCAACAACCCGGTGGCCTACCTCGAGCGCTACACCGTACAGGTCGTGCCCGACCTTAACGCCCAGCTCGCGCGCTTCCTGGCGGGTGAGGCCGACACCTTTGCGGCTGCTAACGCCGACCAGGTGGCCCAGGTGCTGGAGCGCATCCGGGGCAACCGTCTGCGGGCTGAAATTTTCCCCAACGCCGACGTAACCCTTGGCACCAACTTCATCGTCTTCAACTGGAACCACAAAGACCCCTTCAAGGAAAGCCTCTTCCGCCAGGTGAAGTTCCGCCGGGCCATGGCCCACCTGATGGACAAGAAGTCCATGATCGAGGTGGCCCTGGGCGGCCTGGGTCAGCCCCAGTGGAGCCCCATCTCCATCCCCAATAAGGCCTTCTTCACCGACGATGTGGTCAAGTACGAGTTCAGCCCGCAAAAAGCCGCTCAACTCCTGGCTGAGCTGGGCTTCCGTAGCAAGAACCGCGATGGCTGGCTGGTGAACGCCCAGGGCAAGGTGCTGGAGTTCAACCTGGTCACCAACCAGGGCAACAACGTGCGCGAGCGCATCGCCCAGATCTTCCGCGACGAGGCCCGCAAGATCGGGGTCAAGGTGGAGTACCGGCCCATCGACTTCAACGAACTGGTGCGCCAGCTCACCAGCCCGGCCGCCGACGGCACCCGCGACTTCGACGCCATCCTGATCGGCCTGACCGGTGGTATCGAGCCGGCCTTCAGCCGCAACGTCTGGGAGCTCAACGGCCCCCTGCACATGTGGAACCTGGGTATCGGCGGTAAAAACCCGGCTAAGGTCGAGGCCTTCGAGGTGCTGATTGATACCCTAATGAAGCGGGGTGCGACCACCCTCGACCAGGCCCAGCGCCGCCAGATCTACGTGCAATTCCAGAAGGTGGTGGCCGAGAACCTGCCCATCATCTACACCGTGGCACCGGCCTACAACCCGGCCCGGCTGACCCGCCTGGGTGGTATGTTCCCCAAAGAGCAGATCAACTCCATCACCGGGCAGGCGCCGTACATCGAGACCGTTTTTGCTAAGGAGTGA
- the secG gene encoding preprotein translocase subunit SecG, whose amino-acid sequence MEFLQNVLIFFYIAIAGLLVYLVLSQEPRQGAGDMFGGSTDLFSTRGVTGGLYRITVVLGVLFVALAFSFRFFTR is encoded by the coding sequence GTGGAGTTCTTGCAAAACGTTCTAATTTTCTTTTACATCGCCATAGCCGGGTTGCTGGTCTACCTGGTGCTTTCCCAGGAGCCCAGGCAGGGCGCTGGGGATATGTTCGGTGGTTCGACCGACCTTTTCAGCACCCGCGGGGTTACCGGTGGCCTGTATCGGATTACCGTGGTGCTGGGGGTGCTTTTTGTGGCCCTGGCTTTCTCCTTCCGCTTTTTTACCCGCTAA